In Deinococcus taeanensis, one DNA window encodes the following:
- a CDS encoding TetR/AcrR family transcriptional regulator, whose translation MTPSRSPGSRQRLKPEQRREQLLATATILTASGGLDRITMAEIAAAAGVSEGLLFYYFPTKRDLTVALVQRSALRLMTALQTVPGGTPRQQLLGALDAYLTHVEQDSVSWQVLLNSSQDSAVQEIHREVEQASFGLLCQALGAETLPPALTLVLDGWLQFEQAVSSKWLEDSLLPREHVITLLAGAFLGAAQAVAAIDPTCAALLRPLLEDSAS comes from the coding sequence ATGACGCCGTCACGCTCTCCTGGTTCGCGACAGCGCCTGAAACCTGAGCAGCGCCGCGAGCAACTCCTGGCGACGGCGACGATCCTCACGGCTTCGGGCGGCTTAGACCGCATCACGATGGCTGAAATTGCAGCGGCTGCTGGCGTCTCGGAGGGCCTGCTCTTCTACTACTTCCCGACCAAGCGCGACCTGACGGTGGCCCTCGTTCAACGCTCAGCCCTGCGCCTGATGACTGCTCTGCAAACGGTGCCAGGGGGAACACCCCGGCAACAGCTTCTGGGAGCACTCGACGCTTACTTAACGCACGTTGAGCAGGACTCTGTCAGTTGGCAGGTGTTGCTCAACTCTTCGCAGGACTCAGCAGTTCAGGAGATTCACCGCGAAGTTGAGCAGGCCTCCTTTGGGTTGCTCTGCCAGGCGCTGGGTGCTGAAACCCTCCCACCAGCGTTAACGCTGGTTCTGGATGGCTGGCTGCAGTTTGAGCAAGCGGTCAGTTCCAAATGGTTGGAAGACTCCTTGTTGCCCAGAGAACACGTCATTACCCTACTGGCTGGTGCTTTTCTAGGAGCAGCGCAAGCGGTCGCTGCAATAGATCCGACCTGTGCTGCCCTGCTGCGTCCTCTGCTGGAGGACTCCGCTTCCTGA
- a CDS encoding AAA family ATPase → MMAPLRLHILGASGSGTSTLGQLLAARFPLTPYDTDDFFWEPTDPPYEIKRAPAERLAMLQQALSQHERWVLSGSLCGWGDPLIPLFDAVIFITLPVHVRLERTQQRERARFGDHLDEGGALHQKHQDFMAWSASYDDPVPVVGRNRLKHEGWLAQLPCPVYQVDNSGTLQDLLDTVCARLRLNEGIDDDDQNHPGALRG, encoded by the coding sequence ATGATGGCGCCGCTTCGACTGCACATTCTGGGCGCTTCTGGTTCTGGGACCAGCACACTCGGACAACTGCTGGCCGCCAGATTCCCACTCACGCCCTACGACACCGACGATTTCTTCTGGGAACCCACCGATCCACCTTATGAGATCAAACGGGCGCCCGCTGAGCGCCTCGCCATGTTGCAACAAGCGCTCAGCCAGCATGAACGCTGGGTGCTGAGCGGGTCACTCTGCGGTTGGGGAGACCCGCTCATTCCACTGTTTGATGCGGTCATCTTCATCACGTTGCCTGTTCACGTCCGACTTGAGCGGACCCAGCAGCGCGAACGTGCGCGCTTCGGTGACCACCTCGACGAAGGAGGCGCGCTGCACCAGAAACACCAAGATTTTATGGCGTGGTCCGCAAGTTACGATGACCCCGTTCCGGTGGTCGGTAGGAATCGCCTCAAGCACGAAGGATGGCTCGCACAACTCCCCTGCCCTGTGTACCAAGTGGACAACAGTGGCACGCTGCAAGACCTACTGGACACGGTCTGTGCTCGTTTGCGGCTGAATGAAGGGATAGACGACGATGACCAGAACCACCCGGGAGCATTACGAGGGTAG
- a CDS encoding ABC transporter ATP-binding protein, with amino-acid sequence MSSHDAVRLHQLSKSYVVPGRMDGATHALDQVSLVIPTASFTAVVGPSGCGKSTLLHCAAGLDMPTSGEIDLLGSRITSLKPAQLAAFRAHHLGFVFQDYNLISSLTAFDNVALPGRLAGRNLPHQEVMNALKAVEIDHRADLRPHQLSGGERQRVAIARVMACRPPLVFADEPTGALDIESSAVVIEWLRSLTGQGTTVVMVTHDVDAAAAADTVVVMQAGSILTTVSGGRTRDIAALLHNSRHDRDQAALALPAQA; translated from the coding sequence ATGTCCTCTCACGATGCCGTTCGACTCCATCAGCTCTCTAAATCGTATGTCGTTCCCGGTCGCATGGACGGTGCCACGCACGCCCTGGATCAGGTTTCTCTGGTGATTCCCACAGCCTCCTTTACCGCCGTGGTCGGGCCCTCAGGCTGCGGAAAATCCACCTTGCTTCATTGTGCCGCAGGGCTCGATATGCCCACCTCCGGTGAAATTGATCTGCTGGGCTCACGCATTACTTCGCTCAAGCCCGCTCAATTGGCAGCCTTCCGCGCACACCACCTCGGCTTCGTCTTTCAGGATTACAACCTGATCTCGTCCTTGACGGCTTTTGACAATGTCGCGTTGCCAGGTCGCCTCGCTGGTCGGAACCTACCTCACCAGGAGGTAATGAATGCCCTGAAGGCCGTCGAAATTGATCACCGGGCAGATTTACGCCCACACCAGCTGTCTGGAGGAGAGCGCCAACGGGTCGCAATCGCCCGTGTTATGGCCTGCCGTCCTCCTCTGGTCTTTGCCGACGAGCCGACGGGAGCATTAGACATTGAGTCGAGTGCGGTCGTCATTGAATGGTTGCGTTCCCTGACAGGTCAAGGCACCACGGTGGTCATGGTGACCCATGATGTCGATGCGGCGGCCGCGGCAGATACCGTCGTGGTCATGCAGGCAGGAAGCATTCTGACCACGGTATCCGGTGGTCGGACCCGCGACATTGCTGCGCTGCTCCACAACAGTCGTCACGATCGTGACCAGGCTGCTCTTGCCCTGCCGGCACAGGCATGA
- a CDS encoding LacI family DNA-binding transcriptional regulator produces MKSVPTRPTIDDIATAAGVSKGTVSRVINGHSTVAARTRERVETVMAELGYVPDPAAQHLSWRTGHTLGLSFAVNDPMLSPYHVLFRTALEQHTAPLGLQIVNLQANLAAMARLPSAVLVMHAIEQDERLALLRSRQVPSVLIGHHPHSFWVAPDDEGGAYLATSQLTRAGHTQLAYLGSGPSQVAQDRQNGFLRAAQSGGTRVTLIESDFTVLGGYRAVRRAWEAGSRFTGLFAQSDESAVGAIAALEDLGLRTPADVSVVGFDGLPELPLPVRLSTVAQDIPRIARTALDLMKEAISGQAPRGEYIPVQFVPGATIAPPPGGKL; encoded by the coding sequence ATGAAGAGCGTCCCCACCCGCCCCACCATCGACGACATTGCCACCGCCGCCGGCGTGAGCAAAGGCACGGTCAGCCGCGTCATCAATGGGCATTCCACCGTCGCCGCCCGAACCCGCGAGCGCGTCGAAACCGTGATGGCGGAGCTCGGCTACGTGCCCGACCCCGCTGCGCAGCACCTCAGCTGGCGAACCGGCCACACCCTCGGGCTCTCCTTCGCGGTGAACGACCCCATGCTCAGCCCGTACCACGTGCTGTTCCGCACCGCCCTGGAACAGCACACCGCGCCCCTCGGCCTTCAGATTGTCAACCTCCAGGCGAACCTCGCCGCCATGGCCCGCCTGCCCAGCGCGGTGCTGGTCATGCACGCCATCGAGCAGGACGAACGGCTCGCCCTCCTGCGCTCGCGCCAGGTGCCCTCCGTGCTCATCGGGCACCACCCTCACAGCTTCTGGGTGGCGCCCGACGACGAAGGCGGCGCGTACCTCGCCACCAGCCAGCTGACCCGCGCCGGCCACACCCAGCTGGCCTATCTGGGCAGCGGGCCAAGCCAGGTGGCGCAGGACCGGCAGAACGGCTTTCTGCGCGCCGCTCAATCCGGCGGCACCAGGGTCACCCTGATCGAGTCGGACTTCACGGTGCTGGGCGGCTACCGCGCCGTCCGCCGCGCCTGGGAGGCGGGCAGCCGCTTCACCGGACTCTTCGCGCAGAGCGACGAGAGTGCAGTGGGCGCCATCGCCGCCCTGGAGGACCTGGGCCTGCGCACCCCGGCGGACGTGTCCGTGGTCGGCTTTGACGGCCTGCCGGAACTGCCCCTGCCGGTGCGCCTGAGCACCGTCGCCCAGGACATTCCCCGAATCGCGCGGACAGCGCTCGACCTGATGAAAGAAGCCATCTCGGGGCAAGCGCCCCGTGGCGAATACATCCCGGTTCAATTCGTTCCCGGCGCGACCATCGCGCCGCCCCCAGGAGGGAAGCTATGA
- a CDS encoding GreA/GreB family elongation factor, with translation MTAGGLERLKQTLEREQVRLDEARDYVRDQMESNEAESLGLVEAQQQLAALEERVEELEHLLATAQVIEPVGGTHDVVSLGDVVLLTELGSGRTQRIQLVSTAEAAGPLGDIVQISSDSPVGSKLEGCRAGDHFTVTLRQREVHYEVTQIEAQPL, from the coding sequence ATGACAGCTGGCGGCCTGGAGCGTCTGAAGCAGACCCTCGAGCGCGAACAGGTTCGCCTCGATGAAGCGCGGGACTACGTGCGTGATCAGATGGAGTCCAACGAGGCGGAGAGCCTGGGGCTCGTGGAGGCTCAACAGCAGCTGGCAGCCCTGGAGGAACGCGTCGAGGAACTGGAGCATCTCCTTGCCACAGCGCAGGTGATTGAGCCGGTGGGCGGCACCCACGACGTGGTCTCCCTGGGCGACGTGGTTCTCCTGACCGAACTCGGCTCTGGTCGCACGCAGCGGATTCAGCTCGTCAGTACCGCGGAAGCGGCTGGCCCCCTGGGCGACATCGTGCAGATCAGTTCGGACAGCCCAGTCGGCTCCAAGCTCGAAGGCTGCCGGGCCGGTGACCACTTCACGGTGACCCTCAGGCAGCGCGAGGTGCACTACGAGGTCACGCAGATTGAGGCACAGCCGCTCTGA
- a CDS encoding tyrosine-type recombinase/integrase produces the protein MTLVRSNDTLALTNLTDQALRVRAVEAASTYDVETLVQVTQAYMTSGSRKGARTSLKTLAAYSLAVRDYVPWAQRHGVTLLHPGRRDGGRYVAQLQTRPSNGRGRTGTLSASTVAQYVAGARALYRALRWAGATEAQPFEDAHVPPDPTPGIVKNPPYLSEVDDVLAHCEPRLAALLLLCAHAGLRVSEALSVRTADIHGTQLTVQGKGGKVRRVPLGRRVRAALSGLSPARADGSLFDWSYHQAKYRMSLAFRTAGHGHVWRGFHAARKHSGTRLYRATKDFTRVGLFLGHSSVDTTRRYVAVAENDVQNEVEDF, from the coding sequence GTGACGCTCGTCCGTTCGAACGACACCCTGGCCCTGACGAACCTCACGGATCAGGCGCTCCGCGTCCGCGCGGTCGAAGCGGCCAGCACCTACGACGTCGAAACGCTCGTGCAGGTCACGCAGGCGTACATGACCAGCGGCAGCCGCAAAGGCGCCCGGACCAGCCTGAAGACCCTCGCGGCGTACAGCCTCGCAGTGCGGGATTACGTGCCCTGGGCACAGCGTCACGGCGTGACGCTGCTGCATCCGGGGCGGCGCGACGGCGGGCGGTACGTCGCGCAGTTGCAGACCCGGCCGTCCAACGGCCGGGGCCGGACCGGCACCCTCTCAGCGTCCACCGTCGCGCAGTACGTCGCGGGCGCCCGCGCCCTGTACCGGGCGCTGCGCTGGGCCGGCGCCACGGAAGCACAGCCGTTCGAGGACGCCCACGTCCCCCCGGATCCCACGCCCGGCATCGTCAAGAACCCACCGTACCTCAGTGAGGTCGACGACGTCCTCGCGCACTGTGAGCCCCGGCTGGCGGCCCTGCTGCTGCTCTGCGCGCACGCGGGCCTGCGGGTCAGTGAAGCGCTGAGTGTCCGGACCGCCGACATTCACGGCACGCAGCTCACCGTCCAGGGGAAAGGCGGCAAGGTCCGCCGCGTTCCCCTGGGACGGCGGGTGCGGGCAGCACTCAGCGGCCTCTCCCCTGCCCGCGCCGATGGATCGCTGTTTGACTGGTCATACCATCAGGCGAAATACCGGATGAGCCTGGCGTTCAGAACCGCAGGCCACGGTCACGTCTGGCGGGGGTTCCACGCCGCCCGGAAGCACTCCGGCACGCGGCTGTACCGCGCGACCAAGGACTTCACTCGGGTGGGCCTGTTCCTGGGGCACAGCAGCGTGGACACCACCCGGCGGTATGTGGCCGTGGCAGAAAACGACGTGCAGAACGAAGTTGAGGACTTTTAA
- a CDS encoding alpha/beta fold hydrolase, with product MQRSEQIYSVSLQQGTVEVRDVGQGQPLLFLHGAFSDSTIWNALVQLLIPLGYRCILPTLPLGSHCIPQPPGADLTPPGLADLVADLIAALKLTPATVISNDTGTAVMQLVLTRRPEAVATAVLTSGDAYEYFLPPVLASLKALPYLPGALRLLAWIMRQPALARQPWAFGRLSRKGMTPAQAQRWSHALLHHAEVRCDTRALIRGFHRRHTLQAAAGFARVTVPVQVIWGREDRIFPVELGKRLARDLPNAEFHELEKTGTYIQVDAPDALCARIHMFLQRQGTQSKQTDAAAMALNGLALLTPRSRPAIEDAARRATGEGRT from the coding sequence ATGCAACGTAGCGAACAGATCTACTCGGTATCTCTACAGCAAGGAACGGTGGAAGTGCGTGATGTCGGGCAGGGCCAACCTCTGCTGTTCCTCCACGGCGCCTTCAGCGACAGCACTATCTGGAACGCACTGGTCCAACTGCTCATTCCACTCGGCTACCGCTGCATTCTGCCCACATTGCCGCTCGGGTCCCACTGCATTCCTCAACCGCCGGGCGCCGATCTGACGCCTCCTGGACTCGCGGACCTGGTCGCGGACCTCATTGCCGCGTTGAAGCTCACCCCCGCCACGGTGATCAGCAACGACACAGGCACCGCCGTGATGCAACTGGTACTGACGCGCCGTCCAGAAGCCGTGGCCACCGCTGTGCTCACGAGCGGAGACGCTTACGAGTACTTTCTCCCCCCGGTACTTGCGTCTCTCAAGGCGCTTCCCTACCTGCCAGGCGCATTACGTCTGCTGGCCTGGATCATGCGCCAACCTGCCCTTGCCCGTCAGCCCTGGGCATTTGGGCGACTCAGCCGCAAGGGCATGACCCCAGCGCAAGCCCAGCGGTGGAGCCACGCTCTGTTGCACCACGCCGAGGTGCGTTGCGACACGCGTGCCCTGATCCGAGGGTTTCACCGCCGCCACACCTTACAGGCAGCCGCAGGCTTTGCCCGAGTGACGGTTCCGGTGCAAGTGATTTGGGGGAGGGAAGACCGCATTTTCCCGGTTGAGCTGGGAAAGCGGCTGGCCCGGGACCTGCCCAACGCGGAGTTCCATGAGTTGGAGAAGACCGGGACATACATTCAGGTAGATGCTCCGGATGCACTGTGCGCTCGGATTCATATGTTCCTCCAGCGTCAGGGAACACAATCTAAGCAGACCGACGCTGCTGCCATGGCCTTGAATGGCCTGGCCCTTCTGACTCCGCGGTCCAGACCGGCCATCGAAGACGCTGCGCGCCGCGCCACCGGTGAGGGCAGGACCTAG
- a CDS encoding IS5 family transposase → MRLTDEQWAVLVPLIPKPVKRTNRGRPRHPDRAVFDGILWILRTGAQWAALPRDKYPPKTTCLDRFKEWNELGTFPRILAALYEMSEDQHLLDLREAFIDGTFSAAKKRGADVGPTKKGKGTKIMIVVDANGVPLAVQTASASPAEVRLVHDTLDASFGLDFPQRLIGDKAYDSDGLDEELATLGIEMIAPNRRNRKKTQDGRPLRRYKRRWKVERTISWLQSFRRVRTRDEVKAENFLAMVQLACIVIPLRLVS, encoded by the coding sequence ATGCGGCTGACTGACGAGCAATGGGCCGTCCTGGTGCCCCTCATTCCAAAGCCCGTGAAGCGCACCAACCGAGGACGCCCGCGACATCCAGATCGAGCAGTGTTCGACGGCATCCTCTGGATCCTTCGGACTGGTGCACAGTGGGCAGCCTTGCCCAGAGACAAGTATCCACCCAAGACCACGTGCCTTGATCGCTTCAAGGAATGGAACGAGCTGGGCACGTTTCCCCGCATTCTTGCCGCTTTGTACGAGATGAGCGAGGACCAGCACCTGCTCGACTTGCGGGAAGCGTTTATCGACGGGACCTTTAGTGCCGCAAAAAAAAGGGGGGCTGATGTTGGCCCAACCAAAAAAGGGAAAGGCACCAAAATCATGATCGTCGTTGACGCGAACGGGGTCCCACTCGCAGTGCAGACTGCGAGCGCCAGTCCCGCTGAGGTTCGCCTGGTCCATGACACGCTGGACGCGTCATTTGGCCTGGACTTTCCCCAACGCCTCATCGGCGACAAAGCCTATGACAGTGACGGCCTTGATGAGGAACTGGCAACCTTGGGGATAGAAATGATCGCGCCCAATCGCAGGAATCGAAAGAAGACTCAGGATGGCCGACCACTGCGCCGTTATAAGCGGCGCTGGAAGGTGGAACGGACGATCTCATGGCTCCAAAGTTTCCGACGAGTGAGAACGCGCGACGAAGTTAAGGCCGAGAATTTCTTGGCTATGGTTCAACTCGCCTGCATCGTCATCCCGCTTCGCTTGGTTTCCTGA